In the genome of Armatimonadota bacterium, one region contains:
- a CDS encoding DUF1080 domain-containing protein codes for MTAALTAALLLVPSAADWKPLFDGKSLTGWTRRGGKAAYSVDKGEIVGRTVVGEPNSFLCTDKFYGDFELEFDVKTVATLNSGVQIRSMSVPGYNKGQVHGYQVEVDPSDRAWSGGLYDEGRRGWLQDLSKNERGRKAFKNGQWNHYRVVAEGDRFRIWVNGVSTVDHRDDLTRWGFIGLQVHNHEKAGLEVRWKNLRIKDKGIPSSNPPKGADILIGGSKDLANWQSERNLGQANPWQWVDGAMQGVPGSGDVVTKKAYGDLRLHMEFMTDENGQAGQANGNSGVYMMQSYEVQILNSAPRGPLIDECGAIYSIKAPDTAMAFKAGEWQTYDVWFKAPRWEGDKKVSEGRMTVVHNGTLVHRDVALPRETTAGHPEGPGLRPIRLQDHGHKIRFRNMWAVGKL; via the coding sequence ATGACCGCAGCTTTGACCGCCGCCCTTCTCCTCGTCCCTTCTGCCGCTGACTGGAAGCCTCTCTTCGACGGAAAGTCGCTCACGGGATGGACGCGGCGCGGCGGGAAGGCCGCTTACAGTGTGGACAAAGGCGAAATCGTCGGACGGACGGTGGTCGGCGAACCCAACAGCTTTCTTTGCACGGACAAGTTCTACGGCGACTTCGAGCTCGAATTCGACGTCAAGACCGTCGCGACCCTCAACTCCGGCGTGCAGATCCGTTCCATGAGCGTCCCGGGCTACAACAAGGGGCAGGTCCACGGTTACCAGGTCGAGGTGGATCCTAGTGACCGTGCGTGGTCGGGCGGTCTCTACGACGAGGGACGGCGCGGCTGGCTCCAAGACCTCTCGAAGAACGAGCGGGGCCGCAAAGCCTTCAAGAACGGGCAATGGAACCACTATCGCGTCGTGGCCGAGGGGGACAGGTTCAGGATCTGGGTCAACGGCGTCAGCACCGTCGACCACCGGGACGACCTCACCCGCTGGGGGTTCATCGGGCTCCAGGTCCATAACCACGAAAAGGCTGGACTGGAAGTGCGTTGGAAGAACCTGCGGATCAAAGACAAGGGGATCCCAAGCTCGAACCCTCCCAAGGGCGCGGACATCCTGATCGGCGGTTCCAAGGACCTTGCGAACTGGCAGTCCGAGCGGAACCTGGGCCAGGCCAATCCGTGGCAGTGGGTGGACGGTGCGATGCAGGGCGTACCTGGATCAGGCGACGTCGTCACCAAGAAGGCATATGGCGACCTACGGTTGCACATGGAGTTCATGACCGACGAGAACGGCCAAGCCGGCCAGGCGAACGGCAACTCGGGGGTCTACATGATGCAAAGCTACGAAGTCCAGATCCTGAACTCGGCCCCCCGCGGCCCCCTGATCGACGAATGCGGCGCGATCTACTCGATCAAGGCGCCGGACACCGCGATGGCCTTCAAGGCAGGCGAATGGCAGACCTATGACGTCTGGTTCAAAGCGCCTCGGTGGGAAGGAGACAAGAAGGTCTCCGAGGGCCGCATGACGGTCGTCCATAACGGCACCCTCGTCCACCGCGACGTCGCACTGCCTCGCGAGACGACGGCGGGCCACCCCGAAGGCCCTGGGCTGCGTCCGATCCGGCTCCAAGACCATGGCCACAAGATCCGGTTCCGGAACATGTGGGCCGTCGGTAAGCTCTGA
- a CDS encoding DinB family protein — MDAATVADLFDQIIGGEDIPKIGYLLQRMSPETASRTVPGWPYSVLTNLAHADFWQQIWLARLEGKPRPKFRDDWRVPEPEEFEPVRSSFLTNLKRARQMVADWPLGHDLESDDKALHMLVSLAVHDAYHIGQIKLMARILDEGRTKQGKARTERQKTPVK, encoded by the coding sequence ATGGACGCGGCGACCGTCGCAGACCTCTTCGACCAGATCATCGGAGGGGAAGACATCCCAAAAATCGGCTACTTGCTTCAGCGGATGAGCCCGGAGACTGCTTCGCGAACGGTCCCTGGCTGGCCCTACTCGGTTTTGACCAACCTCGCCCATGCCGACTTTTGGCAACAAATCTGGTTGGCACGGCTCGAAGGCAAACCGAGGCCTAAGTTCCGAGACGACTGGCGCGTCCCTGAACCGGAAGAGTTCGAACCTGTCCGGTCTTCGTTCTTGACGAACTTGAAGCGTGCCCGCCAAATGGTGGCGGACTGGCCGCTGGGCCACGACTTGGAAAGCGACGACAAGGCCCTTCATATGCTCGTGTCGTTGGCCGTACACGACGCGTATCACATCGGGCAGATCAAACTGATGGCTAGAATCTTAGACGAAGGTCGGACGAAACAAGGGAAGGCCCGTACAGAGCGACAAAAAACACCTGTAAAATAA
- a CDS encoding DUF2071 domain-containing protein, with protein sequence MRQNWHDLTFLHWSVDPDVVQRLLPQGLEADLFDGRAYVSLVPFTMTGVTPLWLRPRSVFADFHETNLRTYVRREGREPGVWFFSLEASKRLPVVVARNRYRLPYHFARMELHRSGGYRLYRTVRVWPGPPSGLTEVEASFVEVFRTAEPDTLEFWLLERYLLYSMVRGRFWTGRVHHAPYPFCTAEATVRNETLTAAAGFPGLGPPNVAAQFSPGVSVEVFPLRPC encoded by the coding sequence ATGCGGCAGAACTGGCACGACCTGACGTTCCTCCATTGGTCGGTCGATCCGGACGTCGTCCAAAGGCTGCTTCCCCAGGGCCTGGAGGCCGACCTCTTCGACGGCCGCGCGTACGTCAGCCTGGTGCCGTTCACCATGACCGGAGTGACGCCCCTTTGGCTCCGTCCCCGGTCCGTGTTCGCCGATTTCCACGAGACCAACCTTCGGACGTACGTGCGCCGGGAGGGCCGAGAACCAGGTGTCTGGTTCTTCAGCCTGGAAGCTTCAAAGCGATTGCCCGTGGTCGTGGCCCGAAACCGGTACAGGCTCCCGTACCACTTCGCCCGGATGGAACTCCACCGGAGCGGTGGGTACCGCCTCTACCGGACAGTCCGAGTCTGGCCCGGCCCGCCCTCCGGGCTTACCGAGGTCGAAGCGTCGTTCGTCGAAGTGTTCCGGACCGCGGAACCGGACACCTTGGAATTCTGGTTGTTGGAGCGCTACTTGCTCTATTCGATGGTGCGCGGACGTTTTTGGACCGGGCGCGTCCATCATGCGCCGTATCCGTTCTGCACCGCCGAAGCGACCGTTAGGAACGAAACGCTCACGGCAGCGGCCGGCTTTCCGGGACTCGGGCCGCCGAACGTGGCCGCTCAGTTTTCTCCCGGAGTCAGCGTCGAAGTCTTCCCGCTCCGTCCGTGTTGA
- a CDS encoding MFS transporter yields the protein MGRGQRRRSLSTSNLHRVRIEATLFVLAFLDMLGFSMLIPDVQLRLDALLPPLRDPATGWDWKGAVIGLVLSSMFIVQILVSSGWGRLSDRIGRKPVVVICTAVSAASMGVYALATNPAHILLSRILAGLGAANIAVAQAYIADLAATGSKVAAMGRIGAAISAGLVAGPAIGGRLSDAGGNALLGAVACGASAAGALLALIVLPSLPVTPRESKPKGNLDILRTVPGLTRVFVVIVIGWFALATLEGTFGRLIHATLGLGTKEFGDVFSYESLLGLVVQGLLVGIVAKKFSSTAVLRVCYVLMGLGLALFPYAPSLPAIFAASTVYGIGTSIANPTANALCSQLTPEERQGEMFGLLQSARSFGFMVGPLLGGAIFDAWHAGPYLLAMAVCVCAALAVPRIPQPEAAT from the coding sequence ATGGGGCGTGGTCAACGGAGGAGGAGCCTGAGCACCTCGAACCTGCATCGGGTCAGGATCGAAGCGACGCTCTTCGTCCTCGCCTTTCTGGACATGCTGGGTTTCAGTATGTTGATCCCGGACGTGCAACTGCGTCTGGACGCTCTCCTGCCGCCCCTGAGGGACCCCGCGACTGGATGGGACTGGAAAGGTGCCGTCATCGGCCTCGTCCTGAGCAGCATGTTCATCGTCCAGATCCTGGTCTCGTCGGGTTGGGGGCGGTTGAGCGACCGGATCGGCCGCAAACCCGTGGTCGTGATCTGCACGGCCGTTTCTGCGGCGTCGATGGGCGTGTACGCCTTGGCCACGAATCCGGCCCACATCCTCTTGAGCCGGATCCTGGCGGGCCTAGGGGCGGCCAACATCGCCGTAGCCCAAGCCTACATCGCCGACCTGGCCGCGACGGGCTCCAAGGTGGCAGCGATGGGGCGCATCGGAGCGGCGATCTCGGCGGGTCTGGTCGCCGGGCCCGCGATTGGAGGACGTTTGAGCGATGCGGGCGGGAACGCCCTCCTGGGAGCCGTCGCTTGCGGAGCATCGGCCGCCGGTGCGCTTTTGGCGTTGATCGTCTTGCCGTCGTTACCTGTCACGCCCCGCGAAAGCAAGCCCAAAGGAAACCTTGACATCCTTCGGACGGTCCCTGGCTTGACGCGGGTCTTCGTCGTCATCGTCATTGGTTGGTTCGCGCTTGCGACCCTCGAAGGGACGTTCGGTCGGTTGATCCATGCGACCCTCGGGCTCGGCACAAAGGAGTTCGGGGACGTGTTCAGCTACGAGTCTCTCCTTGGTCTCGTCGTCCAGGGCTTGCTCGTCGGGATCGTCGCCAAAAAGTTTTCGTCCACGGCGGTGCTTCGCGTCTGCTATGTCCTGATGGGTCTCGGCCTCGCACTGTTCCCCTACGCGCCGTCGTTGCCCGCGATTTTCGCAGCCTCGACCGTCTACGGCATCGGAACGAGCATCGCCAATCCCACGGCGAACGCGCTCTGCAGTCAATTGACTCCGGAAGAGCGCCAAGGAGAGATGTTCGGGCTTCTGCAGAGCGCACGTTCGTTCGGTTTCATGGTCGGCCCGTTGCTCGGCGGTGCGATCTTCGACGCGTGGCACGCCGGGCCCTACCTGCTCGCTATGGCGGTCTGCGTGTGTGCGGCCCTTGCCGTCCCTCGGATTCCCCAGCCCGAGGCGGCGACGTGA
- a CDS encoding ThuA domain-containing protein has protein sequence MKSALIVWGGWDGHEPDKVAGFFEGLLKAEGFDVTVRDTLDAFLEPLGGYDLIVPVWTMGQISWEQCQSVCKAVSEQGTGLAGCHGGMCDAFRESTEWQFMTGGQWVAHPGDDGVRYTVEIDRDNPHPVTDGLPDFEVVSEQYYLHTDPANNVLATCAFPNPSIGEARNGLVGPCRMPTVWTRSYGRGKVFYTALGHKRDVLEAEVPREICRRGLLWAAR, from the coding sequence GTGAAATCTGCTCTTATCGTGTGGGGCGGCTGGGACGGTCATGAACCGGACAAGGTCGCCGGGTTTTTCGAAGGACTTCTGAAAGCCGAGGGCTTCGACGTGACGGTCCGGGACACGCTTGACGCCTTTCTGGAGCCGTTGGGCGGATACGACCTCATCGTCCCCGTCTGGACCATGGGGCAGATTTCCTGGGAACAGTGCCAGTCCGTCTGTAAAGCGGTGTCCGAGCAAGGAACGGGATTGGCAGGCTGCCACGGAGGCATGTGCGACGCGTTCCGCGAAAGCACCGAATGGCAGTTCATGACCGGCGGACAGTGGGTGGCGCATCCGGGTGACGACGGCGTCCGGTACACGGTCGAGATCGACCGGGACAACCCTCATCCGGTCACAGACGGGCTCCCCGACTTCGAGGTCGTGAGCGAGCAGTACTATCTCCACACCGATCCTGCGAACAACGTGCTCGCGACCTGCGCATTCCCTAACCCCTCCATCGGGGAGGCCCGGAACGGATTGGTCGGACCTTGTCGGATGCCGACCGTCTGGACGCGTTCCTACGGTCGTGGAAAGGTGTTCTATACGGCGTTAGGGCACAAGCGGGACGTTCTGGAAGCCGAAGTGCCGCGGGAAATCTGCCGCCGGGGCCTGCTCTGGGCGGCACGATAG